The sequence CACAAGTGCGCTGTCAGATATACGAACTCCATGATGCAGTTCATATCTTTCACGCAATCCCCGAAGTATAGAGATTGTGTCTTCTACTGAAGGTTGATCAACATAAACTTGCTGGAAACGACGCTCCAAGGCTGGATCCTTCTCAATATATTTTCGATACTCATCCAGTGTGGTTGCACCAATGCACCGTAGCTCTCCTCGACCAAGCATAGGCTTCAAGAGATTACCCGCATCCATTGCACCATTTGTAGCACCTGAATAGATGACGGCAGATCATTCACAGGTATGCAAATTGTTATATCCATGCTACCTCCCTTGAGATTATTAATGTATATCACGAAGTGACGGAACTTTCATAAAAGGATATCTGACATGCATTTTACCTGCCCCAACTACTGTGTGAATCTCATCAATGAAAAGGATAATCTGACCATCTGACTCTGTAACTTCTTTAAGCACAGCCTTGAGTCTATCTTCAAATTCTCCTCGATATTTTGCTCCAGCAATTAATGCACCCATATCCAGGGATATTAGCTGGAAAACAGAAGTGGACACATCAGCACCAGATTTACTAGGCAGGTTGATTTAGACAAAAAGAAGCAACAGCCTGCACTCGGTAATGTTTCCCACTCTCCCAGAGGAGAAAAGGAGAGAGCAAACAATCCATAGTGAAACAGAATTGCACTTGCACATTAAGAACACACCTTCCTGTTCATCAGAGCTTGAGGCACATCCCCTTGCACAATTCTCTGGGCAAGCCTATACAAAAGGCGGAGTCAGTTATATCTACTGAAGACTGAAAGCACTTGGTAGGAAATCTAAAGTAGCTAGAACTTAGACTAGAccaaaataattcaaaaattctCTGCACAACTTCATCCTGGATCCAGAACCTCAAACCGACTCCATTACAAGTAAGCATGATCAGAACTCAGCACATGCTCAAATATATTGATTTCTTCATCATACTTACATATTATGTAGTCATGAGAGAATATGCCACCATAGGAAGGTTATTCTAACTccaaagtttaaaaaaaaaaacattggGATGCTAACACCGTCAGCACAAAGATGGACAAAGGATGGCCTATTAGATGACAGGCAAAATAAATCATGAACTGGCCTGAACAGGAAGTCAGGAACCCCAAGCCTAACGAAAATTCCCCCCCCTCCCTTTCTCTCCCGGCCCTACCCTAAAAACATGCAAAGATTTAATTCATGCTTACCCTTCAGAAATTGCAGTTTTTCCAACACCTGGTTCACCAATCAGCACAGGGTTGTTCTTTGTTCTCCTAGAGAGAATCTGGATACATCTGCGTATCTCATCATCCCTTCCAATTACAGGGTCAAGCTTTCCTGCTTTCGCCATGGCGGTCAAATCTTTACCATATTTCTCCAGTGCTTCATACTTTCCTTCTGGATCTGTTAGAACCAACAGCGTGACGTGAGACATGTTTACAGTAGAAAGGTTCCAACACCTTAAAAGCAATAAAACCAACAAGTAAAACCATATGAAACATGTCATATTTAAACACTGAACGTTACAAAGAAAGCCAAATTTAAAAAGCAATCATCAGCATTTCAAGTGCAAAAGGAGTTGGGAAATGTTTCCAGCCTACAGCATTGTAACAACATATGGTGCAAGCTTGATGactaaattttgaattgaacTGTAGCATGGTTCAAAAGAATAGCTAAGCTTGAATAAATTTGTACTTGAGCAACTGAAGTCTTGAATTAGTTAATAGGTGCAAACCATGACAAAATGAAACATTTAAGGAAGAATATATAACTATAGCATACATGAAGTATAAACACGTCTAGATGCATGATGCACCTATACATCCATCTACACAAGCTTAAGAAGAGAACTTTTCTACCTTGGTCTATAACAGATTGGCGTCCCCTTATTGATTCAACAGCAGATTTCACTGTTTGCAGAGATATCTGAAAATCCCTAAACAATTGCTTTCCAAATCGTTGATCCTGAGCAAAAGCAAGAACCAAGTGCTCAACAGAAACAAATGAATCACCATATTCTTTCTTATAATCCCTGGCTCGCTGGATCAAAGCCTCCAAATCACGTCCTAACATTGAACCAGCAGATTCACCAAGAACCTAGGgtaatttaaaagttaaaccAATCAGAATATTATAAGTAATATTTTCCTTACATGCAATCATTCAGTATAAAGAAGCATCCATCTCGACTTAAATTATGCATtggttatatatttattacaaaTGCACCTGAATTTAACaacacaaataataaataaaaaaaagaaatttcagaaATAACCTTAGGTTGCCGCTGTATAAACTTATCAGTAGCTTCTAAGAGCCGAGTATTATCAACTCCAACTTTAGAAAAGATCCTTCTAGCAAGCCCATTTTTCTGCTCTAATAATGCTTTCATTAAATGCTCAGTCTCTACTATCTGATGCTTATTCTCTTTAGCCACATCAGGTGAAGACACAATTCCTTGCCATGCCAGTTCTGTGAACTCTTGTTGAGTAATCTGTTCAAAAGAATTTAGCAAAAACCAAGTCACTATAACAAAggcaaaatttaatatatatatatatatatatatatatatatatatatatatatatatatatatactaaaaaaattagaacGTTGTGAGAGAgattaaaaattcaagaaaaaaacCCAAGTCATAACCAATGTAAAAAAAGAGTACTTTACCCTTCCATTAGAAGAAGCATCACATCGAACAATGAAAGATCTTCTTGGAGTATTAGTGGAAACCCTGTGATAATTAAGAGAAGGATTTCTgtgctttttctttaaatgaagtGAGTTTAAAGAACTGGGTTTTGAAGGTAAGGTTAGAAATTGAGCAAACAATGTGTTTCTGTTACTTTGATGAGGTGGACAAATGGTTACTCCATTGAACGACGCCATTGTTGGTGTTGCAGCCATTGCAGGCAGGTGAAATTGAGAGAGAGCAGGAGAGAGAGGAATTGAGTGGGAATGAAGGAATTGAAACAAAAGGGAAAGAgggaatttgattttcttttgtaaagaactaataaagagagaaaagagttGCAAGTGTTTGTTATAGTAGAAAGAGGCAATCTTGTGGAGTGTTCATGAAAGCTCGAGATTTTGTTTGGATGTACAAAGGAGGCGCGTACAGTTTGTGGGTTTCCTCCATGTGCATACACGTGGCTCATTTCTGGGTATTCAATTATAGATATGAAAAGAGAATGTGGAGAATGGAGATCAttacaaaattcttttatgagATTGTAATTTGGCCAAAATTAGTGCaatgtttttgtttcttttggctcattaatcttttcttttctatatacAAATACCAGAAGAGAAATTtaaagcatttaatttaaattcaaatatgtaaatatgtatgtattttctataaaaagtattttaaaaaatattaaaattaaaatctaaaatcaatGATTTTGATATCAGGAAATGTCTAATAAACATTTtacaatttatcttttattttatttttatttctataaatatcaatGCTATTAatgtgtttcttttcttttttaaaaccTTAGTTAATACagagaatataattaaaaatattaattaataaatataaaaaaattattatttgtaaattaaactcaaaataaaGATTGAAGTTATGGAATTTGAGAGCAAAATGGAAATTttgctttatatttaaaagatataaaataaaataaattatattttttaataaaacaaaaaatttgatatacataaaaaaaaatattaatcaataaaaatacaaaaatttattatttgtaaattaagataaaagtTGTGGAATTTGAGAATGAAATGGACCTTttgctttatatttaaaagatataaaatagattaaattatattttttaataaaataaaaatttgatagtATAAATAGAACAGGACAGGTTtgaacttaataaaatatatataaaaaagttgagATTGTTGACCGACCTTAGtttgtgtttttttcttttttaaattttttggagACAAATTCAGGTtcgaaattaagaaaatatatataaaaaagaaatgaaatgagATGAAGTGTTGTGGGGAACATTAGTGCCATGCTGAAATGAACGgattactttttttctttatatccAAAGTTGGAaggaaataaagattttatgGACCACAAATAACATTAGGGACTTTTCCGTtccaaaaatttaaagaatccTAAAAACGACAACTTTTGCGTCATTATCTGACCGAACGACGAGTCATTTTAATCATGCGAGCTGCTCTATTGGGCTTGGACATCTACGGTTCGTTTCACACGGCCCAATACTATCCAGTGTCACGAGTTCCCTCGTGTGAGCCCATTATCAAATAcattattgaatttcttaCATCAGTATTTTCGGAAACtaaattcatcattttatattaCAAGTTAagtttgataatatatatatatatatatatatacatatttaaagATGTATATCCTTTTAGCTAAACATATAAGGAACTGgttcatctttttatttttaatagaaatttatgtAGGACACAATATTAATAGGAgggagaaaagaaattatattatattataattatttacatatagtaatagattataatatttataagaaaaaataacaagTAAAATAGATCACTTATAGAGAAAGTGTCCAAAATAGAACGTTGCtagtatttctttttatccGTTTTATTACGTAGAATATTTACATGagttataaacaaaaaaagaaaaaaaaaagaaatggaaattgattttatataatctGTTCAATGCATAATTTAGgatttaatttaagaatattacaACCACCGATTTAACAAACTTTTGTACTtctctcttaattttatattatagtaaCTATTTGTCCGTATTTCTTTATgaataaagaattcataatCCGACAAAGggattttctttaagaaagaggaagaagaaaaggcaTGAAATGTGACTGTTATTTATTTCCAGAGGCGTAAAAGGGGAAGCTGGCACTTCTTGCAATTGTGTCCCTGGAGGGCATAATGGTTCATGAtccaaacaaaattataaaattttggaatttGGGAGACCTCACTATATGTATAAACCTTGGCATTTCTTGCAATTGATGCAATTCATATAAAAtgccacttttttttttctaaactatttgagaactACCTCTAATAGTAGCACTCTAATTTGGTAAGCAACAACATGGATAAAAACAAGTAAAAAAACTATCTTAAAGCACTAATAAAACCACCATATTTGACAATTTCTTACCAATCATGCCCCCAGTTGCACTTCTACTCTCTTTGCTAAAAGTGACAATTCTAAGATCTCACTTGCCACCACCCACCAACCCCATCTATCTGCAGACAAGTTTTCCAGCTAAACCCCACCCACCTTAATGTAATATGCATTTAATAACTTTCCCAGGACAATCCAGGGTGGAAGCTGTCTATATATGATGATACTAATCCATTTTGGCAAGAGAGTTGCAGGAAATTCTAACTAACTAAGGGTCATGGTTTTAGATATCTCCAGCAAAATTTGACTTGCTTATTTGGTGGAGGGGGGAGAACATGCCaccatctatatataaatttaatacaaGCAAGTTACCTTCATCTTTGCACATATATGGAAATGAGAATAAGTATTTCATGTTTAATGTAGAATCTGACAGACACTAGCACGCAGCGTTTCAAACGCGAAGGGAACAATCAAAGGTGTTTGTGTTCAGAATCTTATTGCATGCTGCCGTTCAGCTGGCAGATTTAACTATTGGGTGCTTCAAGTTTTAACTTGGTAAAATAATGACCATCGACATGAACTTGGAATACTTGGTCAGATTGTGCAACTACAAATGATACAAGACAACATAACACaaacataaaatgaaaaattatgagAATATGCACCTATTTGAAATTTTCGACATAAATATTGACATCTCATTGCATACAGGCAGAGTTGAATCAAACTTGAGATTTAATCATTGTATACCGAATGGATTGACGAAGCCAAAAGACCTGCACCAAATGTGACCTGTGATAAGCACGCATGATGCCCCTGCTTCTCATCAATCAAGAATTCACCAGCTTGTTTTCTAAACCAGCCCAAAACTCTTCACTGTTGTAATtaaagaatatgagaaagaaagaaaaggaactaATAGAacaataattttgagattgagACACCTGCATTGGTGATGAAAGAGATATCAAGTAACTAAATTTACCTTGATGTCATCCCTGCTCATGGAGCTGCAACTATAATATAACACAAACGCATTTGTTCTGCTTCGGTTGGCTTGATGATTTCTTTTCTGCTCCATCGGAAagataaaattcatataagaaacttttaataattattatatttattttatttattttaaaaaggaaCTAGTAAGaaaatcaattcaaaattaaactttGACAATGAGAAAAAGCCAATGCAATTATAGCTTATGTAGCTGGGAGCCAGTAGTGCTTTCCTTATGAGATGACCAATAACGGCATAAGCAACATAAATTATTGTTTACAAGGAGGTTTTCCGggacaataaaaatatttcacaCATGGGGTCATAGAAATGCCGCTTACCACTCAACATaaacaagaaacaaagaaaataaagaatgagaTGGGCTGCCATTTCTCATTTCATAATgagaaatgagaaaaagaaataaagtagCTTTATGGAGCactaaaaaaaatgagaaaaagaaaggccAATGGGAAATTAGATGCCTGTATAATCctagaaagaaacaaaaaatcaCCATGCAAATTCCACAGTGCTCAaacaaaaggaagaaaggaaTATAAAATGCAATTGACTATAGTTTCTGACTTCCTGGAAGGTCATAGATATGACTAGCACCTTTCTCGGAGGAAGATGGTTGAACTACTACATGCATGGTTGTAACTCCACCAGGGATATCACACAGGGGGCTCCGGCATTCCCCTACTGTTTTGTTGTTCTCCAATATCTTTCCTGCACTTATTAATTTGACGTCTTTCACTGTCCTTGGTCCATTCTCCTTTTCTGGTCAAACATATAACAGGTTCACCTAATATCAGTGATTTAAGGCAGAAAGTATTGAATActagaaaaatatcaaagttCACGAGTATAAAATCTTGTGATTATAACAGAGTACGAGCAGATATAAATAGAAGACTTGAGAGACTGTTCTAGAATCAGTGAGCAATCTGAAGCTCTATAACCATTTTTCCAGTTCAGTCTTGCTACTTCCCAGTAATTTTCATATTAGCTGCaagttaaaaatgaaattccaCTGGCATTGCGGAATAAATGGAACTAAAACTTACATGATTCATATcctaaaataactttttatctACCCATGGTGCTATACTATGCTAGCAAATCTCTAATTATTTCAATGTGTAAATTACAAGAACAACATAGATAACAAAACAAGTGTTTTTGAAAGAATTGTGTAATCACTTGTAACACTGCAGAATTTGATTATGATTAATGAACCATAATCTATGTGCTGCACACTTTTAATGCCTCCTTAAAGAGTAATCTGAAATCCAAAGAAGCCTATAATCTACTCTCATAGATATTGCATATCTTTTGTGCCAGAACAATATGCAAGGGAGGTAAACCAGCAAGGGGACCTGGCCAAAAGCTCCTCCTATCTCCATGATTACATGCAGGCATAGAAGCATAAGTATGTTGTCAAGGATACTGAGTTGGAAAGTTTGCTTCAAAAGACTAAaggataataaaaaatttcagttaGTTGCTATTTCAGAAAGGTAATCTCCAATTGATGATTTTATGACATTGTGAAAGGTAGGATTAGTTAGTGGATAACAAATGATTCATTAAAAGACTTGCAAAGTTTATGATATATGTTAAAGATTCTTCCTTCCTAGTATGAAATTTCTGACcagaaaaataatgatttgaaattattaagtGAAATAAAAAGCTCAACTGACCTTTAGGCCATTGAGCAAGAATGCTCTCTTTCAAGGTCGCAACACTTGTAGCAGCAGGAAAGGTTTTGGGGCCAATATCCGATCCATCAGTCAATCTAAACTTGATCTCTAACTGATTTTGCACTGCAGCCATCTCCAAAAGACCACCAACTTCCAATCTAAAATATTCACAAAGCCTCAATTGAATTTTCTGTCAGAAATCAATAGCCCACTCAAAAGCACTTCTTTATGTTCTTCACAAATCACCAAGATTCTAAATCAGTGACTCTGCATAGTTAAAGTAGAAACAGAATTAGAAAGAGTGGCTCCAATACACATATGTCACTCACACACACACAGACACACATATGATACAAGTATTGAAATGGAAACTAGAGGCAAAAAGGAAATAGCAGCAGAGATTTAGCCTTAAATTAGGACATCTAGCAACCCAAATTAGTAAATCAAATATGATCAGTTGAGCCGatccaaaaatataaatcattttcttgcaACAAATCATGCCTGAGAAAAGTGCggaaagaaaatacaaacaaATGTAGAGTGACATACACACTCACTAACAGGCCAAAAACCAACAAATCAccaaaaatcacaaaacttcCTACAATCCTGAACTTGATATTTCTCCAAATCAATTCAATCGGCAGTTCTGCTACCgtcagaagaagaagaaagaaacaagaacaaaaagaacGCAAAAGTCAACTCAAAAACCTCAACTTGGTCACGAGCAAACCAATCAAATAccaaaataaatacttaaaagaTTTGAAAAATCCAATGGTTTAGCTTACTTGTCAGTAAAACTGATCCGGGTCAATCTTGTTTTGGGCTAAAAAGGCCaagctaaagaaaaagaagaagagagaagtGATGCGCATGTATACGAATAGTGTGAATGATaaaaggagagaaagagaTCAAATAAATCCCCAGAGAAGAGAAGAGGCTATTTCGCAGTTTTCAAAGTCTACCAATTCTGTGGTCAATGCTTCCATTCTTTTGCCCTTCTCTCCTAGCAATCTCCTATGACCATGGAAATGGACacattctctctctttctattACGAAGACTGGAAGACTGACTCACCTTTTTGGCCCAAGTACCCCTCACAATACCATGTTGTACTCTACCTATAATGTTGATATAAAATGGatcatttttttgtttctcgTCACACCCATTATCTTGTGTAATGCCTACTGATTCTccattatagctattgattATTGATTAAAGAATTAATGTTCTTTCCCCTATTGTACAAGCtaaagtttcatttttttatttgttttattctaTTATGATTTCACCAAGGCCTCTaccttaaaataaattatctttattaaaccaatttcaatttattaaaatcttaaagtaatcattttgatattttaataaagggaaaaaaatcaaatacctcaacgtattttaaaataaatttttaattgttttaacttggccttttttatatatagatatagtTAACGTGTTAGAATATTAAtctattgaaagaaaaagaagaacttttttataaagaaaaaataaaccgCTAACACTAACTATTATATTACCAGCTTAATATACATTCGACTTATTCTATAGATTACTACacttatttgaatataaaaataaataaataaaaaattaatattgtatcgaataatataaaatgacaaataattaaaaaaaatataatttaataaaaacagATAATACCAGATGAAggaaatataagttatatcactaattaataaatatcatatatatttattgaataaaagaGGATGAATATAGACAATAAATCTTGTCAATTTTAAGAAATGAAATGGGCAAGGTGTTCATTAATAATGGTTAATTTTCCATGAAGACAATTAATGAATGCAGAGCAAGTACATTGGAGGTAGGCAATGCCAGTCCAAAAGAGAATAATGGTTATATTCATGTAATATAAGAAAAGTGGAGGTGGGTTGGCCATCAAAAGACATTTTGGTAATTTGAATGGTTTACAACAAAAAAATTAGCATTTGACAGAGATTGGGCCTATACATGGAATGGTCAGAAGAAACACAACTGAACTGAAGGCAGCCAATTCCGAACTGTACAGATTATGAATTTTCATGTGAACTCTGACCAATGATCTATGGGACCCTATATTTACATATGACCCAGATGACAATTTCAATGCCTTTTTATTATGCAATTAGTGGCGGcaaatgaattaattatttatttatttattatgtctCAATCtcacataatatatatatatatatttatataaaactatacattaaaattttaatcaatttttattttatgtgttCATCGTGGAATAATCAAGTGATAGATACTGTCTTGCCAGCcgaataaatacacatgttcttgtttttttttttcttattttttgaaaaaaagaaaaagaaaaatgggtGTTGAGGGGTGATTGTcatgtattaatatatatattttttcattcatTTAAAATGAGTAGGTAGTTGTTTCTGTCAAAGAACCTTTCAGATTCTTCCATTTCAGGTTTGGTAGAATCAACCAATACTTTGTAAAATGCAACTAAATGACAGGAGTCCAATCCTAATAtcatttagttaatttattgatttaacaataacagaaagaaaagggaaaaaaaaaaacaaaatcaatttgTAAACATTATTGATTTAACAAATAAGAGGGTCCAATCAAAGAATGGAGAATAAGTAAAGATGATTAGGAATGTGTTAGACACAAGAAATCTCCACTTGGAAAGATCAGAAATTCactaggaaaagaaaaacaccaaattatgttgttggatgcttagaaaaaaaagaaaaagaaatagccAATTTATACTGAATGGATTTCTTGGCATCAACAACTTCGGAAATtccaagaacaagaagaatccttttgttgctgctgctgctgctaaaGATATCGTAATTAAGATTTATTGTTTctttgtaattatatattctcAAATCTCAAAGGTATCCTAAATTACAAGCCTCTTTTTGGCCATCCAACACAAAAACAAAGTGATCTCAAGTTTTTACAGGAATTATGTTATTCCTGGAAGTCAACGTAGCAGGGTCAGATTCTGTGTGCAAATGCAAAACATGGGCGTCCAGAAAGAACATTTAATTGATAATGAACTTCGTCgtcgtcatcatcatcatccacTTAAGGAAACCTATAGGAAACCGATAGCCCAGAGATCGACAGTGAGCATTTCTCTTTTGCCTTGTAATGCAAGCGGTCTCGGATTGGTCTCCTATCGATAACGAGCATTTGCCTTGTAATGCAGGAGGTCTCAGGAATTGAAATCCAGCTAACACTCTTCTCCTTTGAAAAACTTCAAAAGTACCAAACATTTTTCAAAAACagatcaagaaaaaaataaacagtTGGAGAATATTATGAGAAGTAAAGCAAGCATGGAAGATAAGCTCTTCTGCAACTTCTTTATACTTTCACTATCCTGGATGATAACATATAGAAAAGGAATGTCTAGATGTGATTTAAGGACAGATATTgggaaaaaagaattttctgCACATTTCAAATGTATGTCGTACATAACAAATACTGATATATAACCTAACAAATAGTTCTCCAAGTAACAAAGCAATCTCCATTTTCCTACTCCTAAAATTCACCATGATGATCCAAGTAActaagagagaaaaaatggGGCATACTAACaaaactgaaagaaaaaaaaaaaaaaaaagaacaggagaacaaaaaaaaattgaagggATAAAACATTCGTGGGCTAATGAGGCAGCCCTCACAAAAGACCTGTTCTAGCCTTCCTCTTCCCTGCACCAATCAGCACTGGCAATATGATCTTCTGTGTATATAGCTTTATTGGAATATATATGTGCCAAGAAATCGGAATAGACTTCCTGCAGGAAGGCCAATAATAGTATTCTTTGTttccaatcaaaaaattaaatgacgGATTGCTATGTTACAAATCGAAAGAATGAATCTCATGCCCGTGCTTGTGATGCAGGCCTTTTCATGCAAAATTGCGAGGAATGATGGTGAATTCAGACCTGAAACACCTGCCCATCTTGACAAATTTTCTGCTTGCCTTCTCATATAGATCCCGACAAAATTTCTAGCCATGAAATAACTGATGTGATACAAATCACTTGTCTTTTTTCTGTTCCACCTCTAGGTTCTAGCGGCTATGGACCTATTGTGATCAACTACGATTCCAAGATGTGGCAGTTCCTAATAAAATCATTGGAGTAACTGACATATTTAGTCCAAAATGGTCGAAGATGCTCAAAGCCAATCTGCAGCCACGGTTTTGACTGGCCATTATAGTGGATAACAGCAGCCTTTTTCACTCTCTCAATGTTGgtcttattttgataaccCAAGCCAAGCATATGCCAAGATGGATCAATTGGATGAACATGACCTTTGAAAGCAATTAATGCAGGAGGTAGGGTACCAAGTTTCCACATTGTCAGGTTCGACTTCAGGTTCTGCAGACAAAACCCAAATACGTACAACTTATTATCGGCAGGACTACATAGCCTTTGATAAATGTAAAcaaaaaggggaaaaaaataccaaatgtttttaagtttttagaATGTCGGATATTAGGATGCAGTTGCACATTACATTTAGATGTAACCCTTGGCAAAGtaacaatattttaaaactattcGTGGAATAAcagtttgaaaattttaacaGTTTCTGCATAAGCATGACATTTTCCAATTTCCATGGTCAAGCAGATAGAGAAAAGAATTAAGTGTCATATATATTGAGGAAGGCAAGGTGCACAGATTCACACATATAGGAAGAAGATCAGTTTGGAGATCTTTTTTCATGCAGAAACTGGCATACCCAGTCTCTACTGGGGGTTATTACTCATTTTTGTACTTgctgttttattttctaattatttcttcaattaatagaagaagaagaaaataaaatagtagaataataaataagaataggAATTCTCTTATCCCATCGGAAGGATATcatctaataattatcaacTCCTGCAATTTCTGCATGATGATATCCCATATACTAAATTCAACATATTCTTCTCTGCTGTTGTAATCCACATTACACACCATGAGAAGGTGGATAAGGAAAGCAAGAAGATTTATATAAGCGATCAAAGTGGGTCTAAGTAGTGAAGATCTTACCTCTTTCAGCCAGGAATGGTAGGTTTCTCTTATATTTGTTTTCCTCCAGGCATGAAGATCAAATATGTTCATTCCATAAGCCCATGCACATTCATCAGGGTCCAGGTTCTTTAGTATCAGGGGATGAGAAAAATTGAAGTAGTTCCTGAAATGTTTAGACATTACCCACTCATCTTCTCCTTTACATGTTTCAACAGCTCCATTAACCTTTCCCTCAAGATCAATTTCCCAAAGTGGAGATAAATCATGCTGAATGACAACGTCATCATCTAAGAAGACCACCTTGTCGAGGTTCGGAAAGAGCTATTGATTATACACAATCAGAACAAGTATTAAAAGAGatgaaacaaagaaagaatgaaACAAGTAATCTAAAACAGAAAGTACACAACCATGGTGATGCTCAGTGACATAATAATTATGATGCACAAGTAACTAGGGAAAGATTCTATGTCCTGACAAGCAATAATTCCATTTTACCATTAAACATGCAGCAAGTCACAGTGTCACCTTTTATCCATATTGACCTCATTCAACTGACGaacattatattttaacagTGTAAAAGAGATATGcacattattataattttaacatgTG comes from Ricinus communis isolate WT05 ecotype wild-type chromosome 5, ASM1957865v1, whole genome shotgun sequence and encodes:
- the LOC8258250 gene encoding membrane-anchored ubiquitin-fold protein 2; this encodes MAAVQNQLEIKFRLTDGSDIGPKTFPAATSVATLKESILAQWPKEKENGPRTVKDVKLISAGKILENNKTVGECRSPLCDIPGGVTTMHVVVQPSSSEKEKKSSSQPKQNKCVCVIL